The following are encoded together in the Xiphophorus hellerii strain 12219 chromosome 3, Xiphophorus_hellerii-4.1, whole genome shotgun sequence genome:
- the LOC116717625 gene encoding uncharacterized protein LOC116717625 yields MKRWLSIGLSLAVLLSAKVLAQNPVPINFIPALVQVQTGSDIVFTVQVDAAVFSMSWAYQTGATLALWTQSGTSDNSVPQFQGRLSISATQLRIKAAQLKDAGFYTVDVAPTPSTGLVKNSQSVELKVFDPVAGVSLTVPSAAVEEKNVSLSCTWTSGTEVTAQWKKDGTAITPDSRITISGGFLVINPARRDDAGQYSCTASNNVSAQTSTKSLTVYYGPDTPVLTVDSPKKCVGGGDVSVGQAVRLTCTSTSLPSATFSWERNGQPISSGAPDSGVLSLQTFSTNESGQYVCSATNSITRGTSTQRYNLAVVDVCFDGGEVAGIVIGSFLGLLIIVLLILFLVVLVRKRREQEQQRNVVVAQKTNPIQRPLPPDPQTNGVWNLDQGLQPPLHQTNRQASQPERLITNNLETQASPQARTLNRQRDFDVQQNNSRTRTNQLPQNLTSYPNDSFDNPAFTLDSQDVNTSPNMQQQQNPNVLIQAIPGQGANQPPAVQVSLNALPNSNNPNNNAHIPTINVNLNSYPGNGQQALQESSSPPSNQGFNGVPQTQNNFSDTRRLNAATQGGRSHSSNHRLNGHINPNFQDEAGLIPTGYTHFNNNMTSQRNENTETYQQEPEPHRRPDRESRQHESTPRSRQRQNPWDFLRGTPAYPSGIPQRAQMQPEADSDYSAEYTVHPPIREGRTLNRLPPQSQADTRRRTPPRRDPPSEDSQTQTYHAADRPPNANNVTLPERSHHTQRNPRADRERSQRDIRGSQTALRQETTHSNNPQASPLMSQQATAAHAAVSRGPTAQQGLTTPQGIDTRALADPNHLQQPHTAQQNIVAPAQTQRGQTQPVMHGAIQSRQGGTDPVPVPPAQHNPGNLTQAAVKAHTERAPVFKNRREQTQAALIHSGTVQTQAPAAGGQQPPLPPPPIPLTQFQALPKTHTQHKSPTRVPQPLRQSMPATQRQHGAPRHTTMMPHNHHHHPGHAQAGAHRHGHVHAHNHRHPANVAAWQQQAHRGRPR; encoded by the exons ATGAAACGCTGGCTCTCCATCGGTCTGTCTCTGGCAG ttctCCTTTCTGCCAAAGTCCTGGCACAGAACCCGGTGCCAATCAACTTCATCCCAGCTCTGGTGCAGGTCCAAACAGGCAGTGACATTGTGTTCACAGTGCAGGTTGACGCTGCTGTCTTCTCCATGTCATGGGCTTACCAAACCGGAGCTACTCTGGCTTTGTGGACCCAATCTGGCACTTCTGACAACAGTGTACCTCAGTTCCAAGGCAGACTCTCCATCAGTGCCACCCAGCTTCGAATCAAAGCTGCTCAGCTCAAAGATGCAGGGTTCTACACAGTGGATGTGGCGCCCACCCCTTCCACAGGCTTGGTGAAAAACTCCCAATCCGTGGAGCTGAAGGTGTTTG aCCCAGTAGCTGGGGTAAGTCTGACTGTCCCTTCAGCGGCAGTGGAGGAGAAAAATGTGTCTCTGAGTTGCACATGGACCAGTGGGACTGAAGTTACAGCACAGTGGAAGAAAGATGGCACAGCCATCACACCCGATTCTAGAATCACCATCTCCGGTGGCTTTTTAGTAATCAACCCAGCCAGACGTGATGATGCCGGGCAGTACTCTTGCACCGCCAGCAACAATGTCAGCGCCCAGACTTCCACAAAGAGCCTCACTGTCTACT ATGGACCCGACACCCCTGTCCTGACTGTCGACTCCCCCAAAAAATGTGTCGGTGGAGGGGACGTGTCGGTAGGCCAGGCGGTGCGTCTCACCTGTACATCTACCTCGCTGCCCTCTGCCACGTTCTCATGGGAACGTAATGGACAGCCCATCTCATCCGGGGCGCCAGACAGCGGGGTGCTCAGTCTCCAGACCTTCTCGACTAATGAGAGTGGCCAGTACGTGTGCAGCGCCACAAACAGCATCACCAGGGGCACATCGACGCAGAGATACAACTTGGCAGTTGTGG atgtttgttttgatggAGGGGAAGTTGCAGGGATTGTGATCGGCTCTTTCCTTGGCCTCCTAATCATTGTGCTTCTTATTTTGTTCCTCGTTGTTCTTGTGCGAAAGAGAAGAG AACAGGaacaacagagaaatgttgTGGTTGCTCAGAAGACAAATCCAATTCAAAGGCCTCTT CCTCCAGATCCTCAAACTAATGGTGTATGGAATTTGGACCAAGGTCTCCAGCCTCCGCTCCATCAGACGAACAGGCAAGCAAGCCAACCTGAGCGCTTAATCACCAACAACCTTGAAACCCAGGCAAGCCCACAGGCGCGGACTCTGAACAGGCAGCGTGACTTTGACGTTCAGCAAAATAATAGCCGCACTCGCACAAACCAACTTCCGCAAAATCTTACCTCATATCCAAATGATAGCTTTGACAATCCAGCTTTTACATTGGATTCTCAGGATGTAAACACTTCTCcaaacatgcagcagcagcaaaatccAAACGTTCTGATTCAGGCTATACCTGGCCAGGGTGCTAATCAGCCTCCAGCAGTTCAAGTCAGCCTCAATGCACTGCCAAACTCTAATAATCCAAACAACAATGCTCATATACCCACTATTAATGTCAACCTCAACTCCTATCCAGGCAATGGCCAACAGGCTCTGCAAGAAAGTTCTTCTCCTCCAAGTAATCAAGGCTTTAATGGTgttccacaaacacaaaacaacttcAGTGACACAAGGCGGTTAAATGCTGCAACACAAGGAGGACGGTCCCATTCAAGTAACCACAGACTAAATGGTCACATTAATCCAAATTTTCAAGATGAAGCTGGACTTATTCCAACTGGatacacacattttaataacaatatGACTTCCCAGCgaaatgaaaacacagagacCTATCAGCAGGAGCCAGAGCCTCATAGAAGACCAGACAGAGAGTCAAGACAACATGAGTCAACACCGAGATCCAGGCAGAGACAGAACCCATGGGACTTTCTCAGAGGAACACCAGCATACCCCAGCGGGATACCTCAAAGAGCACAAATGCAACCTGAAGCTGATTCAGATTACAGTGCAGAGTACACCGTGCATCCTCCCATACGAGAGGGACGAACACTAAACAGACTGCCGCCTCAGAGCCAAGCCGATACACGGCGTAGAACTCCTCCGAGACGCGATCCACCCTCAGAGGATAGTCAGACACAGACCTATCATGCTGCTGATCGTCCTCCAAATGCTAATAATGTTACTCTCCCCGAGCGCTCAcaccacacacagagaaacCCCCGTGCAGACAGGGAAAGGTCTCAGCGAGACATCAGAGGTAGCCAGACTGCCCTCAGGCAGGAAACTACTCACAGCAATAACCCCCAGGCATCACCTCTCATGAGCCAGCAGGCCACTGCAGCCCATGCTGCTGTGTCACGAGGACCCACAGCACAACAGGGACTTACTACACCACAGGGCATAGATACAAGAGCTTTGGCTGATCCTAATCACCTTCAGCAGCCCCACACAGCACAACAAAACATAGTTGCACCAGCCCAAACACAGCGAGGTCAGACACAGCCTGTCATGCATGGTGCCATCCAGTCGCGTCAGGGGGGCACCGATCCAGTCCCAGTGCCTCCTGCCCAGCATAATCCCGGTAACCTAACCCAGGCTGCAGTGAAAGCCCACACTGAGAGGGCTCCAGTATTTAAAAATCGGAGAGAGCAAACTCAGGCGGCCCTGATTCACTCTGGCACAGTGCAGACTCAAGCTCCTGCTGCTGGAGGTCAACAGCcacctctgcctcctcctcctatCCCTCTGACACAGTTTCAAGCCCTTcccaagacacacacacaacacaaatcCCCAACAAGGGTTCCACAGCCCCTCAGACAGAGCATGCCAGCAACTCAGCGGCAGCACGGTGCGCCTCGCCACACCACCATGATGCCTCACAACCATCACCATCATCCAGGCCACGCGCAGGCAGGCGCACACCGGCATGGCCATGTGCACGCTCACAACCACAGGCACCCCGCCAATGTCGCTGCATGGCAG CAACAAGCCCACAGAGGAAGACCAAGATGA
- the LOC116717837 gene encoding uncharacterized protein LOC116717837, whose translation MDLQCLRCWKVLPLLLLLPGRFWCMSIHILNEQPVHVIPGSKLVLTARIEKNLREEISMITWTREPETGHDRTKVTLATCPAKSPKCSGGRPNVQVSLKQQETTLEMNRYSTEDSGEYSVTVIDRSGANATGRCIVREYEAVHHVSVSINVSHSLLVCHEAWGTDPSFSWLHERAAITQQVGKVSKDGDMLIVTMTPICGHFTCMVGNKLGYSSATYTAAPCESGGRGTTAAVVCLVLLLLVCGGVLAFLLWRRRRENNMGERLYEHTDDTI comes from the exons ATGGATCTGCAGTGTCTCCGATGCTGGAAAGTTTTGCCACTTCTTCTGTTGT TGCCAGGTAGGTTTTGGTGTATGTCAATTCACATCCTGAATGAGCAGCCTGTCCACGTAATCCCAGGCTCCAAGCTGGTTCTCACAGCTCGGATCGAGAAGAATCTCAGGGAAGAGATTTCCATGATAACGTGGACACGGGAGCCTGAAACTGGACATGATCGGACCAAAGTGACGCTGGCTACGTGTCCTGCCAAAAGCCCAAAGTGTTCTGGTGGAAGGCCAAATGTGCAAGTGAGTTTGAAGCAGCAGGAGACGACACTTGAGATGAACAGATACAGCACAGAAGACAGCGGAGAGTACTCAGTGACTGTGATAGATCGCTCAGGAGCCAATGCCACCGGACGCTGCATCGTCAGGGAATACG AGGCAGTTCATCATGTCTCCGTCAGCATCAACGTGTCTCACTCCTTGCTGGTTTGCCACGAGGCGTGGGGGACAGACCCCAGCTTCAGCTGGCTGCACGAGAGAGCTGCCATCACCCAGCAGGTGGGAAAAGTCTCCAAGGATGGAGACATGCTGATTGTAACCATGACTCCCATTTGTGGTCACTTCACCTGCATGGTTGGCAACAAGCTGGGATACAGCTCTGCCACGTACACTGCAG CACCTTGTGAAAGTGGGGGCAGAGGGACGACGGCGGCTGTGGTTTGTCTTGTCCTCCTGCTGCTGGTGTGTGGAGGAGTGCTGGCATTTCTCTTGTGGAG GAGGCGCAGGGAGAATAACATGGGAGAGAGGTTGTACGAACACACAGACGACACAATCTAA